From the genome of Rathayibacter sp. VKM Ac-2804:
AAGCCCAGCCCGCCGGAGACGGTGGGCTGGGTGACGCCGGGCCAGCTGGTGGACTCCTCGGCGATCATCATGATGCCGGGGTAGAGCTTGTAGGCGGTGGCGTTCACCTCCTGGAGGAAGCTGATCGCCTCGAGGTTCTCCCGGCCGCCGTGCTCGTTCGGCAGCCACTCGCCCTCCTTGCGGGAGTAGTCGAGGTAGAGCATCGAGGCCACGGCGTCGACCCGGAGGCCGTCGACGTGGAACTCCTCGAGCCAGAACAGCGCGTTGGCCACGAGGAAGTTGCGGACCTGGGTGTGCCCGAAGTCGAAGACGTAGGTCCCCCAGTCCATCTGCTCGCCGCGGCGCCAGTCGGGGTGCTCGTAGAGGGGCTCGCCGTCGAAGCGGGCGAGGGCGAAGTCGTCCTTCGGGAAGTGCCCGGGCACCCAGTCGACGAGCACGCCGATCCCGGCCTGGTGCAGCCGGTCGATCAGGTACTTGAGGTCGTCGGCGGTGCCGAAGCGGCTGGACGCGGCGTAGTAGCCGGTGACCTGGTAGCCCCAGGAGCCGCCGAACGGGTGCTCCGCGAGCGGCATGAACTCGACGTGGGTGAAGCCGAGCGTGGTGACGTACTCGATCAGCGGATCCGCGAGGTCGCGGTAGCCGAGACCGGGCTTCCAGGAGCCGAGGTGCATCTCGTAGACGCTGATCGGCTGGGTGTGCGGGTCGACGCTCGCGCGCTGCTCCATCCAGTCGGCGTCGCTCCACTCGTGGTGCGAGACGGGGACGCGCGAGGCGGTCGCCGGCGGCACCTCCGTCGCACGGGCCATCGGGTCGGCCTTGCGGACCCATCGTCCGTCGCGCGAGAGCAGGTCGAACTTGTAGGGCGCGCCGGGCTCGATGCCGGGCACGAAGATCTCCCAGACGCCGTTGACGCCGAGGTTGCGCAGGGCGTGGCCCTCGCCGCTCCAGTCGTTGAAGTCGCCGACGACGCGGACGGCCTGGGCGTGCGGTGCCCAGACGGCGAAGGAGGTGCCCCAGACGCCCTCGTGCTCGCGGTGCCGCGCGCCGAGCGCCTCCCAGAGCCGCTCGTGCCGGCCCTCGCCGATCAGGTAGAGGTCGAAGTCGCCGACCGTCTTCGAGAACCGGTACGGGTCCTCGGCGGTCCAGGTGGAGCCGTCGCCGTAGTGCGCCTCGACGGTGTAGGCCTGCGGGTCCTCGTCGTGGACGCCCTGCCAGATCCCGTCGTGCAGGTGCTCGAGCTCGACCCGGACACCGCCGGCCAGGACGGCCGTGACGGCGTCGGCGAGCGGGCGGCGGATGCGCACCACCTCGCCGCCCCCGGGCAGCGGGTGCTGGCCCAGGACGTCGTGCGGGAGCGCGTTGCTGCCGGTCGCGAGCTGCTGGAGGACCCACTCCGGGAACGCGGGCAGCGCGTCGACGTCGGAGTCCGGCGCTGCGGCGGCGGGGGAGTCGTCGGCCGGAACGGTCGGCTCCGGCGGAGTGAGCGGCTCGGGGCCGGCGGGCGCTGCGATCGGCTCCGGCGGCGTGAGCGGCTCGGGGATCGCGGACGCCGTGGTGGGCTCGGGCGGCAGGAGCGGCTCCGGCGGTGCGACGGGCTCGGGCGGGGTGAGCCGCTCGGGCGCGGCGGACGTCTCCTCGGCCGCGGGCTGCGCGACGTGCGCGCCGGTGGTCGTCGCCGAGCTCGTGCCCGTGGTGAGGACCGTCTCCGTGCGCGGCTCGATGTCCGCCGCCTCGGCCGGGCTGCCGGCCTCCGCGGGGACGGCGCCCTGCGCGGGACCCGTCGTGTCCGTGCTCTCGGCCGGGTTCGTGCCGTCGTTCTCGGGAACCGTCATCGTCCGTCCGCCTTCACGCTCAGGATGTGCACGGGCTCGACGAAGGAGTCGAGCCGCACGTAGTTGTCGCTGCCCCAGGTCCAGACGGCACCGGTGATCAGGTCCTCGACCTCGTAGGTCGAGCTCCAGTCCAGGCCGAGGGACGGCAGGTCGATGTGCACCGTGGTCTCGCGCGCCGAGTGCGGGTCGGTGTTGACGACGACCAGGAGGGTGTCGTCCGCACCGGTGCCGGTGAAGGCGCGGTCCAGGTGCTTGGAGTAGACGAGGATCGCGTCGTCGTCGCTGCCGTGCACCTGCAGGTTGCGGCGCTGGGCGAGCGCGGGGTGCGCCCGGCGGATCTCGTTGAGCCGGGCGATGTACGGCGCGATCGTGGTCCCGTCGGCGTCGGCCGCGGCCCAGTCGCGCGTCTTGTACTCGAACTTCTCGTTGTCGATGTTCTCCTCGGCGCCCGGGCGCGCGACGTTCTCGATCAGCTCGTAGCCGGCGTAGACGCCCCACAGCGGCGAGGCCGTCGCGGCGAGTGCGGCGCGGACCTTGTAGGCCGAGCGCCCGCCGTACTGGAGGTACTCGGTGAGGATGTCCGGCGTGTTCACGAAGAGGTTCGGCCGCATGTAGTCGGCCGTCTCGTGCGAGATGCTCGTGAAGAACTCCTCGAGCTCCTCCTTGGTGTTGCGCCAGGTGAAGTACGAGTACGACTGCTGGAAGCCGACCTTGCCGAGCGCCCGCATGATCGCCGGACGGGTGAACGCCTCCGCGAGGAAGACGACCTCGGGGTTCTCGGCGTTGACCTCGTGGATGATCCACTCCCAGAAGTCGAGCGGCTTGGTGTGCGGGTTGTCGACGCGGAAGATCTTCACGCCGAGCGAGATCCAGTACCGCAGGACGCGGAGCGCCTCCTGGCGGATGCCCTGCGGGTCGTTGTCGAAGTTGATCGGATAGATGTCCTGGTACTTCTTCGGCGGGTTCTCGGCGTAGGCGATCGAGCCGTCGGGGAGCGTCGTGAACCACTCCGGGTGGCTCGTCACCCAGGGGTGGTCGGGCGAGGCCTGCAGCGCGAAGTCGAGCGCGAGCTCGAGGCCGGCCGCGGTGACCGCGTCGTGGAACGCGGTGAAGTCCTCGACCGTGCCGAGGTCCGGGTGGATCGCGTCGTGCCCGCCCTCGGGGGCGCCGATCGCCCACGGCGAGCCGGGGTCGTCCGGGCCGGCGTCGAGCGTGTTGTTCGGGCCCTTGCGGAAGTTCCGGCCGATCGGGTGGATCGGCGGCAGGTAGAGCACGTCGAAGCCCATCGCCGCGACGGCGGGGAGGCGGTCGATCGCGGTGCGGAAGGAGCCGGAGGTGACGCTGCCGTCCTCGTGCCGCACGGCGCCCTCGGAGCGCGGGAAGAACTCGTACCAGGCGCCGACGCCGGCGCGGGTGCGCTCGACGTGCACGGTGCGCGGGTCCGAGACGCTCGCGAGGCTCATCACGGGGCGCGCGGTGAAGGCGCCGTGCACGGCGGCGTCCTCGGCGGCGGCGAGGCGCGCCTCGGGGGAGAGCGACTCGTCCGCCACGGTGGCGGCGGCGTCGGAGAGGAGGGAGCGCTCGGCCTCGGAGCGGGCGTCGTCCCCGGCCGCGGTGCGGAGGAGGCCCTCGCCGATCGCGAAGGTGACGTCGATGTCGAGGCCGGCCGGGATCTTGACCTCGGCGGTGTGCAGCCAGGTCGCCCAGTCGTCGGCGAACGCGCGGATGCGGTACGTCCAGTCGCCCTCGTCGTCGAGGAGGACGAGGCGCCCGTAGCGGTCGGTGCCGGTCGCGATCAGCGCCATCCGGTGCTCGGACTCGGCGCCCGCGGGTGAGGTGAGCAGCAGGTCGACCCCGATCAGGTCGTGCCCCTCGCGGAACGCCGTCGCGGCGAACGGGACGACCTCGCCGACGAAGGCCTTCGCGGGCCAGCGGTCGTCCTCGAGCCGCGGCTGCGGGTCGATGATCGGGATGCGCTCGGCGCGCACCCGGTAGCCGGAGCCGCGCGGGGCGGTCTGCTCGGCGGTCTCGGCCGCGGTCTCGGGAGACGTGGCCGCGTCGGCCGTCCCCGGTGCCACGGGCGCCTGCGCCGCCGAGGCCGGAGCGGCCTCGAGTCGATCCTCCGCGACAGGTGCTGCCGAGTCCGCTGCCGGGGGAGTCGGCGCCGCGGGAGTCTCCTCCCCGGCGGCACCTCCCCGAGCCGCTCGTCGTGCGTCCTTGCCGTGCGGAGCCTTGCCGAAAGGTGTCTGAGCCACGTCACGACAGTAGCGACCGGCGGTGCCTTTGGCACGCCGGTTGCGAAGGCCCGCGCCGCTGTGCAAAAGGGCCCGCGCCACGGCCGACGGCGCCCGCGGGCACTCCGCTACAGTGTGCGAGCGCGAGCGCCGCGGCTGTCCGCAGGGGGTGCTCGCCGGGGTCCGCCGGCGCCGGAATCCGCCGCTCGCCGGGGTCCGCCGGTCGTCGTCTCCACCGGTCGTCGCATGAGCAGAGAGTCGAGGAGTGCCGTGAAGGCCATCCGCCGCTTCACCGTCCGATCCGTCCTGCCGCCCGAGCTGTCCGCGCTCGGCGAGCTGGCGGGCAATCTGCGCTGGGCCTGGCACGAGCCGACCCGGCGCCTGTTCGAGCGGGCCGATCCGGAGCTGTGGCGCAGCGGCACCGGGGACCCGACCGCCCTCCTCGGCGCGATCGCCCCCGAGCGCCTCGCCGAGCTCGCCCGCGACCAGGGCTTCGTCGACGACGCCTGGCGCCTGCGCGACGAGCTCGAGCGCTACCGCACGGAGCCGCGCTGGTACCAGTCGCTGCCGGAGTCGGCACCGCGCTCGATCGCCTACTTCTCGCCGGAGTTCGGCATCGCCGCCGCGCTCCCGCAGTACTCCGGCGGCCTGGGCATCCTCGCGGGCGACCACCTCAAGGCCTCCTCGGACCTCGGCGTCCCGCTGACCGGCGTCGGCCTCTTCTACCGCTCGGGCTACTTCGCCCAGGGCCTCTCCGCCGACGGCTGGCAGCTCGAGTCCTACCCCTCGCTCGACCCGGACGGGCTGCCGCTGCGGATGGTGCGGATGGCCGACGGCTCCGCGGCGCGGATCGTGCTGGCCCTGCCCGACGGGCGCGCGCTGTACGCCCGGGTGTGGCGGGCCGAAGTGGGCCGGGTGACCCTGCTGCTGCTCGACACGGACGTCCGCGAGAACGAGGACGCCCTGCGCACCGTCACCGACCGGCTCTACGGCGGCGGCGGCGAGCACCGCCTCCTGCAGGAGCTGCTCCTGGGCATCGGCGGCGTGCGCGCGCTGGAGCTGTGGGCCGAGGTCTCGGGCACGCCGCTGCCGGAGGTGTTCCACACCAACGAGGGGCACGCCGGCTTCCAGGGGCTCGAGCGCATCTCCGGTCTGATCGGCTCCGGTCTCGACTTCGACCAGGCGCTGCAGGTCGTGCGCGCGAGCACCGTCTTCACCACGCACACGCCGGTGCCGGCGGGGATCGACCGCTTCGACCGCGGCATGATCGAGCAGTACTTCACCACCGAGCTGCTGCCGGGCGTGCAGATCGAGGACGTGCTGGCGCTGGGCTCCGAGTCGCCGACGGGCGGTGCGAGCGACGTCTTCAACATGGCGTTCATGGGCCTCCGGCTCGCGCAGCGCTCGAACGGCGTCTCGAAGCTGCACGGCGAGGTGAGCCGCTCGATGTTCTCCGGTCTCTGGCCGGGCTTCGACACGGCGGAGGTGCCGATCGGCTCGGTGACCAACGGCGTGCACGCGGCGACGTGGACCGATCCGATCCTCCGCGACCTGGCCCGCGACCGGCTCGGCACCGACGACACCACCCGCGCCGACTGGGCCTCGGGCGCCCTGAGCGACGGCGAGCTCTGGCAGGCGCGGCGGTCGATGCGGGAGCAGCTGGTCCGCGACGCCCGCACCCGCGCGGCGCGCTCCTGGCGGGAGCAGAACCCGGGCGGCCTCACCCCGGCGTGGCTGGACGAGTTGCTCGATCCGGACGTGCTCACGATCGGCTTCGCCCGGCGGGTCCCCACCTACAAGCGGCTGACGCTGATGCTGCACGACCCGGAGCGGCTGCGCGCGCTGCTGACGCACCCCGAGCACCCGATCCAGATCGTGATCGCCGGCAAGTCGCACCCCGCCGACGAGGAGGGGAAGCGGCTGATCCAGAAGCTGGTCCGCTTCGCGCAGGAGCCCGACGTGCGCCGCCGGATCGTCTTCCTGCCCGACTACGACATCGCGATGGCGCAGCTGCTCTACCCGGGCACCGACGTCTGGCTGAACAACCCGCTGCGCCCGCTCGAGGCCTGCGGCACCTCCGGGATGAAGGCGGCGCTGAACGGCTCGCTGAACCTGTCGATCCTCGACGGCTGGTGGAACGAGTACTTCGACGGCGAGAACGGCTGGGCGATCCCGTCCTCCGACCGCGACCTCGACCCGGAGTCGCGCGACACGCTCGAGGCCGACGCGCTCTACGAGCTGCTCGAGAGCGAGGTCGTGCCGCGCTACTACGAGCGCGACCACGACGGAGTGCCGCGCCGCTGGGTGCGCTCGATCCGGCACACGCTCGCCACGCTCTCGCCCGAGCTGTCGGCCGAGCGGATGGTGCGCCAGTACGTCGAGGCGCTCTACCACCCCGCCGCCGAGGCCGGGCGCGAGATCGCGGCCGATCACTTCGAGCCGGCCAAGGAGCTGTCGGCCTGGAAGCAGCGGGTCCGCGCGGGCTGGCCGGGCGTGGCCGTCGCCTCCGTGGAGTCGGGCGGCATCGACGCGGTGCCCCAGCGCGGCGACCGGCTCGCCCTGCGCGCGGGCGTCCGGCTCGGCGAGCTCTCGCCCGAGGACGTCACCGTGCAGGTCGTCTCCGGCACCACCGCCGCGGACGGCTCGCTCGTCGACGTGCGCCTGCACGAGCTCGAGGTGGCGGAGGAATCGGGTGCGGTCGTGCCCGCCGACGCGGTCGGCCGCGTGCCCTACGCGGGCGAGATCGTCCTCGACCGCAGCGGCTCCTTCGGCTACACCGTGCGCGTCGTGCCGCGGCACCCGCTGCTCGCCCGCTCGGCCGAGCTCGGCCTGGTCGCGGCCGCCGGCTGACGCGCCCCCCTTGCTGGTCGAGTAGCCGCGCAGCGTCCGTTCGGATTCATGCTGGTCGAGTAGCCGCGCAGCGGCGTATCGAGACCCGGCCTCCGGATGACGGTGGATCTCGATACGCCCGCTCCGCGGGCTACTCGATCAGCATGGAAGCCCTCTGCGGGCGCTGCACGATCAACAGGGAAGCCCTCTGCGAGGGCTGCGCGATCAGCGAGAAGAGCGGCCCCGTTCCTGCTGGTGCAGCGGCCGCGGAGCGTCGTCTCGGATGCATGCTGGTCGAGTAGCGCGCAGCGCGTATCGAGACCCGCCCCGCTCAGCGCGCGATGTCCGCCAGGGTCGCGTCCGTCGCGGCGACGAGATCCGCCGGGGCGAGCTCGATGTCGAACCCGCGCCGCCCGCCCGAGACCAGCACGGTGTCGTACAGCTCCGCCGTCTCGTCGAGCACCGTCCGGTGCCGCGTCTTCTGCCCGATCGGCGAGATGCCGCCGAGCACGTAGCCGGTGCGCCGCTGCGCGAGCGCGGGGTCGGCCATCGCCGCCCGCTTGCCGCCGACCGCCGCCGCGAGCTCCTTGAGCCCCAGCGACCCGGTCACCGGCACGATCCCGACGACCAGCTCGCCGTCGACGTCGACCAGCAGCGTCTTGAACACCCGCTCCGGCTCGACCCCGAGCGCCTCGGCCGCCTCGGTGCCGTAGCTCGCCGCCCCGGGGTCGTGCCGGTACTCGCGGGGAACGAAGGCGATCCCCGCCGCGGTGAGCGCGAGCGTCGCCGGAGTCCCCGGTCCGCCCTTCATCGGCTCGCGGCGGCCGGACGCGGGCCGTGCGCGGCGAACAGCTGCATCGAGGTCCCGGCGACGCGGACGACCTGACCCGGCTCGAACGACTCGCCGTGCTCGAGTGGCACCGACTCCTCGCTGCTCCACAGCCGGGTGTAGCCGGTGACGCCCTCGCTCTCGGCGAGGACGACGGAGGTGTCCGCCTCGACGCCGTGCACGATCAGCAGGACGCGGTCGAACTCCTCCGTCTCGGGGGTGGACGCCGCGAGGTACTGCAGCGTGCGGTTCTCCGCGGAGGTCCAGTCGTGCTCGGACATCGTCCGCCCGTGCGCGTCGAACCACTGCATGCTCGTGGCGCCCGGCGTGACCGCTCCGCCGCGCCCGTAGTGCGAGGGCCGGAGCGCCGGGTGCTCGCGGCGCAGCCGGATCAGCGTCCGCGCGTGCTCGCGGAGCTCGAGCTGCCAGTCGCTGCGACCGTCCCAGCGCAGCCAGGTGAGGTCCGAGTCCTGGCAGTAGGCGTTGTTGTTGCCGCGCTGACTGCGGCCGAACTCGTCGCCGGCCGTGATCATCGGGATGCCGGCCGAGAGCAGCAGCGTCCCGAGCAGGTTCCGCATCGCCTTCCGTCGGCCCTGGTTGACGCCGTCGTCGGTGGTCGGGCCCTCGAAGCCGTGGTTGAAGGAGCGGTTGGTGTCGGCGCCGTCGCGGTTCGACTCGCCGTTGCCGATGTTGTGCTTGACGTTGTACGAGACCAGGTCGGCCAGAGTGAAGCCGTCGTGCGCCGTGACGAAGTTGACGGACGCGAGCGGCCCGCGCTCGGCCGAGAAGGTGTTCGACGAGCCGGAGAGCCGCGTCGCGAAGCCGCCGATGCCCACCGGCGCCGTCCCCGCGCGGCGGGCGTAGTCGATGTCCGAGAGCCAGAAGTTGCGCGCGCGGTCGCGGTAGCGGTCGTTCCACTCCGACCAGCCGTCCGGGAAGTTGCCGGTCTGCCAGCCGCCCATGCCGACGTCCCAGGGCTCCGCGATCATCTTGACGTCGGCGAGAGCCGGGTCCTCGACGGCCGCGCGCAGCAGCGGGTGGTCGCGCTGGAAGTGCGCGATCTCGTCCCGCCCGAGGGTGGCGGCCAGGTCGAGGCGGAAGCCGTCGACCCCGACCTCCTCGGACCAGTAGCGGAGCGAGTCGAGCACCAGGCGCTGCGCGACGGGACGGCCGAAGTCGATCGTGTTCCCGCAGCCGGTGACGTCGATGTAGTGGCCCTCGCCGGTCTGGCGGTAGTAGGACGCGTCGTCGATCCCGCGCAGGCTCGAGCGCGGACCCTGCGGCCCCTCCTCGGCGGTGTGGTTGTAGACCACGTCGAGGATCACCTCGAGCCCGGCCTCGTGCAGCAGCTTGACCATGCCCTTGAACTCGCGCAGCACCGCGGTCGGGCCCCCGCGCTGAGCGGCGGGCGAGGCGTAGGCGGCATGGGGGCTGAAGAAGTTGAGGGTGTTGTAGCCCCAGTAGTTGGTGAGCCCCTGGCGCAGCAGGCGCTGCTCCGAGACGAAGGCGTGCACGGGGAGGAGCTCGACGGCGGTCACGCCGAGATCGAGGAGCGACTGGACGGTCGACTCGTGCGCGAGACCGGCGTAGCTGCCGCGCAGCTCGACGGGCAGCGCCGGGTTGAGCTTGGTGAGGCCCTTCACGTGCGCCTCGTAGAGCACGGTGCGGTCCAGCGGCGTGCGCGGCTTCGCGGAGGAGCCCCAGTCGAAGGCGCCGTCCACGACGACCGAGCGCCACTCGTTCTCGGCGACCCGGTGCAGTCCGCGGGAGTACGGCTCGAGCAGGGGGACCCGGGGGTCGAAGCGGCCGGGGACGCCCGAGGGCCCGTCGACCTTGATCGCGTAGCGGCGGCCGACGGTCAGCTGCGCCGCCCGGGCGGACCAGACGAGGTCGTCGCCGCGCGTCAGCGGGACGGTGCGGGTGACCCAGCTCGAGTCCTTCTCGTCGTAGAGCAGCAGGTCGATCGCGGTGGCGTGCTCCGACCAGACCCGCAGCTCGCCGCCCTCCGCGTCCACGACGACTCCGAGGCGGGCCAGGGAGTCGCGTGTCTGCATGCGACCTACAGTAGTGAGGGGCCGGAGACCTCCTCCGCACCCCGGACGCGGGACGGAGGACGCCATGATCTATCTCGACCACGCCGCGACCACCCCGCTCCGGGCCTCGGCGCTCGCCGCCTTCGCCGAGGCGTCCGCGCAGCCCGGCAACCCGTCCTCGGTGCACGGCTCCGGCCAGGAGGCGCGGCGCCGGCTCGAGGACGCCCGCTCTGCCGTCGCGCTCGCGCTCGGCTGCGAGCCGATCGAGGTGATCCTCACCGCGGGGGGAACCGAGGCGATCAACCTGGCGCTGAAGGGCCTCTACTGGCAGCGCGCCGCGGAGTCCCCGGCGCGCACGCGCATCCTGGTGCCGGGAGGCGAGCACCACGCGACCATCGACAGCGTCGAGTGGCTGGCCGCCCACGAGGGTGCCCGGATCGAGTGGCTCGAGCTCGACGCCGAGGGGACCCTGCGGCCCGAGACGCTCGAGGCGGCGCTCGCCGCGGACCCCGGCTCGGTCGCCCTCGTCAGCGCGCTCTGGGTGAACAACGAGATCGGCACCATCGCCCCGGTCGCCGAGCTGGCCGCGGCCTGCGCCCGCGCCGGCGTCCCGCTGCATCTCGACGCCGTCGCGGCGCTCGGTCACGTCCCGCTCGAGATCGCGGCGGTGCGGCGCACCTCCGACTCCCGCGACGGCGCGGGCCTCGTCGCCGTCAGCGTCTCCGGGCACAAGGTGGGCGCGCCGATCGCGACCGGCGCGCTCGTCCTGGCCCGCGACGCCCGGGTGGTGCCGGTCCTGCACGGCGGCGGCCAGCAGCGCGGGGTGCGCTCCGGGACGCAGGACGTCCCCGGTGCGGCGGCGTTCGCGGCGGCCGTGACGGAGGCGGTCGCGGAGCTGCCCGGGGAGGCGCTCCGGCTCGCGGCCCTGCGCGACCGCCTCGTCGCGGGGATCCTGGCGGCGGTCCCCGGCGCCACGCTCACGGGTCCCGCCGTCGACTCCGGCCGGCGGGTGGCGACCAACGCGCACCTCGCCTTCCCCGGCGCGCAGGGCGACTCGCTCCTCTTCCTCCTCGACATGGCCGGCGTCTCGGTGTCGACGGGCTCCGCCTGCACGGCGGGGATCCCCGAGCCCTCGCACGTGGTGCTGGCGCTCGGCCGCAGCGAGGACGAGGCGCGCGGGGTGCTCCGGATGACGCTCGGCTGGACCACGACGGACGCCGACGTCGACGCGCTGCTGGCGGCGCTGCCGGACGCGTACGCGCGCGCCGCCCGGGCCGGCCTGTCCAGCCGCGTCGTGCTGCCCGGCTGACGCCGCGTTGGCGCGATGCCGGCGCCTGTCCGTTGTGCGGGCCCTGGTCCGTTCTGCAGGTGCCGGTCCGTTCTGCAGGCGTCCGGCGCGAGTCGCCCGATCCTCCGTGCAGGTCCGCGCCGAACGCGCCCGATCGCCTGCAGACCGGACGCGACCGGGGACGGACCGCCGCGAATCGCGCACACCGCGCGCCCGCCGCCCGCTCGTAGACTCGGACGGTGAAGGTTCTTGCGGCGATGAGCGGTGGAGTGGACTCGGCGGTGGCCGCGGCCCGCGCGGTGGAGGCGGGGCACGAGGTGGTGGGCGTGCATCTCGCGCTGAGCAGGATGCCCGGCACACTGCGCACCGGCAGCCGCGGCTGCTGCACGATCGAGGACTCGATGGACGCCCAGCGCGCAGCGAACGTCCTCGGCATCCCCTACTACGTGTGGGACTTCTCCGAGCGGTTCAAGCTCGACGTCGTCGACGACTTCGTGGCCGAGTACGCCGCCGGCCGCACCCCCAACCCCTGCATGCGCTGCAACGAGCGGATCAAGTTCGCCGCGCTGCTGGAGAAGGCGCTCGACCTCGGCTTCGACGCCGTCTGCAGCGGCCACTACGCCTCCCTCGAGACCGCGGCCGACGGCAGCCCCGAGCTGCACCGCGCGAGCGACGAGGCGAAGGACCAGTCCTACGTCCTCGGGGTGCTCACCACCGCGCAGCTCGAGCACTCGATGTTCCCGCTCGGCTCGACGCCGTCGAAGGCGGTCGTCCGGGCGGAGGCGGCCCGTCGCGGCTTGAGCGTCGCCAACAAGCCGGACAGCTACGACATCTGCTTCATCCCCGACGGCGACACCCGCGGCTGGCTCTCGGAGCGCGTCGCACCGGAGACCGGCGCGATCGTCGACCGCGACGGCGCCGTGGTCGGGGCGCACGAGGGAGCGCACGGCTACACCGTCGGCCAGCGCCGGGGCCTGCACCTCGGCGTGCCGGCGCCGGACGGCCGACCGCGGTTCGTCCTCGAGGTGCGGCCGAAGACCAACGAGGTCGTCGTCGGCCCGCGGGAGGCGCTGCGCATCGGCGAGATCGCCGGCTCGCGGTTCACCTGGGCCGGTGCGGCGCCCGAGGACGCGACGACGCCGTTCCGCTGCGACGTGCAGATCCGCGCGCACGCC
Proteins encoded in this window:
- a CDS encoding alpha-1,4-glucan--maltose-1-phosphate maltosyltransferase; amino-acid sequence: MIDPQPRLEDDRWPAKAFVGEVVPFAATAFREGHDLIGVDLLLTSPAGAESEHRMALIATGTDRYGRLVLLDDEGDWTYRIRAFADDWATWLHTAEVKIPAGLDIDVTFAIGEGLLRTAAGDDARSEAERSLLSDAAATVADESLSPEARLAAAEDAAVHGAFTARPVMSLASVSDPRTVHVERTRAGVGAWYEFFPRSEGAVRHEDGSVTSGSFRTAIDRLPAVAAMGFDVLYLPPIHPIGRNFRKGPNNTLDAGPDDPGSPWAIGAPEGGHDAIHPDLGTVEDFTAFHDAVTAAGLELALDFALQASPDHPWVTSHPEWFTTLPDGSIAYAENPPKKYQDIYPINFDNDPQGIRQEALRVLRYWISLGVKIFRVDNPHTKPLDFWEWIIHEVNAENPEVVFLAEAFTRPAIMRALGKVGFQQSYSYFTWRNTKEELEEFFTSISHETADYMRPNLFVNTPDILTEYLQYGGRSAYKVRAALAATASPLWGVYAGYELIENVARPGAEENIDNEKFEYKTRDWAAADADGTTIAPYIARLNEIRRAHPALAQRRNLQVHGSDDDAILVYSKHLDRAFTGTGADDTLLVVVNTDPHSARETTVHIDLPSLGLDWSSTYEVEDLITGAVWTWGSDNYVRLDSFVEPVHILSVKADGR
- the glgB gene encoding 1,4-alpha-glucan branching protein GlgB codes for the protein MTVPENDGTNPAESTDTTGPAQGAVPAEAGSPAEAADIEPRTETVLTTGTSSATTTGAHVAQPAAEETSAAPERLTPPEPVAPPEPLLPPEPTTASAIPEPLTPPEPIAAPAGPEPLTPPEPTVPADDSPAAAAPDSDVDALPAFPEWVLQQLATGSNALPHDVLGQHPLPGGGEVVRIRRPLADAVTAVLAGGVRVELEHLHDGIWQGVHDEDPQAYTVEAHYGDGSTWTAEDPYRFSKTVGDFDLYLIGEGRHERLWEALGARHREHEGVWGTSFAVWAPHAQAVRVVGDFNDWSGEGHALRNLGVNGVWEIFVPGIEPGAPYKFDLLSRDGRWVRKADPMARATEVPPATASRVPVSHHEWSDADWMEQRASVDPHTQPISVYEMHLGSWKPGLGYRDLADPLIEYVTTLGFTHVEFMPLAEHPFGGSWGYQVTGYYAASSRFGTADDLKYLIDRLHQAGIGVLVDWVPGHFPKDDFALARFDGEPLYEHPDWRRGEQMDWGTYVFDFGHTQVRNFLVANALFWLEEFHVDGLRVDAVASMLYLDYSRKEGEWLPNEHGGRENLEAISFLQEVNATAYKLYPGIMMIAEESTSWPGVTQPTVSGGLGFGLKWNMGWMNDSLRYMANDPLWRQYHLGEITFSFVYAFSEQFVLPISHDEVVHGKGSLIQKMPGDHWQQLANVRAYLAFMWAHPGKQLLFMGQEFGQYSEWSEERGLDWWILDQPSHRGLWSLVGELNRLYREVPSLNELDNDQAGFEWIDGGAAAPNVISFLRKDKAGRSVAVIVNFSGSPVHGYRVGLPEAGRWEELLNTDAEIYGGSGVGNFGAVEARDEPWAGRPASAELILPPLGALFLRHIG
- the ybaK gene encoding Cys-tRNA(Pro) deacylase, which encodes MKGGPGTPATLALTAAGIAFVPREYRHDPGAASYGTEAAEALGVEPERVFKTLLVDVDGELVVGIVPVTGSLGLKELAAAVGGKRAAMADPALAQRRTGYVLGGISPIGQKTRHRTVLDETAELYDTVLVSGGRRGFDIELAPADLVAATDATLADIAR
- the glgX gene encoding glycogen debranching protein GlgX translates to MQTRDSLARLGVVVDAEGGELRVWSEHATAIDLLLYDEKDSSWVTRTVPLTRGDDLVWSARAAQLTVGRRYAIKVDGPSGVPGRFDPRVPLLEPYSRGLHRVAENEWRSVVVDGAFDWGSSAKPRTPLDRTVLYEAHVKGLTKLNPALPVELRGSYAGLAHESTVQSLLDLGVTAVELLPVHAFVSEQRLLRQGLTNYWGYNTLNFFSPHAAYASPAAQRGGPTAVLREFKGMVKLLHEAGLEVILDVVYNHTAEEGPQGPRSSLRGIDDASYYRQTGEGHYIDVTGCGNTIDFGRPVAQRLVLDSLRYWSEEVGVDGFRLDLAATLGRDEIAHFQRDHPLLRAAVEDPALADVKMIAEPWDVGMGGWQTGNFPDGWSEWNDRYRDRARNFWLSDIDYARRAGTAPVGIGGFATRLSGSSNTFSAERGPLASVNFVTAHDGFTLADLVSYNVKHNIGNGESNRDGADTNRSFNHGFEGPTTDDGVNQGRRKAMRNLLGTLLLSAGIPMITAGDEFGRSQRGNNNAYCQDSDLTWLRWDGRSDWQLELREHARTLIRLRREHPALRPSHYGRGGAVTPGATSMQWFDAHGRTMSEHDWTSAENRTLQYLAASTPETEEFDRVLLIVHGVEADTSVVLAESEGVTGYTRLWSSEESVPLEHGESFEPGQVVRVAGTSMQLFAAHGPRPAAASR
- the glgP gene encoding alpha-glucan family phosphorylase, with translation MKAIRRFTVRSVLPPELSALGELAGNLRWAWHEPTRRLFERADPELWRSGTGDPTALLGAIAPERLAELARDQGFVDDAWRLRDELERYRTEPRWYQSLPESAPRSIAYFSPEFGIAAALPQYSGGLGILAGDHLKASSDLGVPLTGVGLFYRSGYFAQGLSADGWQLESYPSLDPDGLPLRMVRMADGSAARIVLALPDGRALYARVWRAEVGRVTLLLLDTDVRENEDALRTVTDRLYGGGGEHRLLQELLLGIGGVRALELWAEVSGTPLPEVFHTNEGHAGFQGLERISGLIGSGLDFDQALQVVRASTVFTTHTPVPAGIDRFDRGMIEQYFTTELLPGVQIEDVLALGSESPTGGASDVFNMAFMGLRLAQRSNGVSKLHGEVSRSMFSGLWPGFDTAEVPIGSVTNGVHAATWTDPILRDLARDRLGTDDTTRADWASGALSDGELWQARRSMREQLVRDARTRAARSWREQNPGGLTPAWLDELLDPDVLTIGFARRVPTYKRLTLMLHDPERLRALLTHPEHPIQIVIAGKSHPADEEGKRLIQKLVRFAQEPDVRRRIVFLPDYDIAMAQLLYPGTDVWLNNPLRPLEACGTSGMKAALNGSLNLSILDGWWNEYFDGENGWAIPSSDRDLDPESRDTLEADALYELLESEVVPRYYERDHDGVPRRWVRSIRHTLATLSPELSAERMVRQYVEALYHPAAEAGREIAADHFEPAKELSAWKQRVRAGWPGVAVASVESGGIDAVPQRGDRLALRAGVRLGELSPEDVTVQVVSGTTAADGSLVDVRLHELEVAEESGAVVPADAVGRVPYAGEIVLDRSGSFGYTVRVVPRHPLLARSAELGLVAAAG